One window of Acidobacteriota bacterium genomic DNA carries:
- a CDS encoding YceI family protein yields the protein MMRGSLRNVSIGAWLITLGAGQLAAGQAPVGSIVLAIDAANSQVLIQVGKAGLFGFAGHAHEVAATGVRGRVVLDPADLPHASVKLEFAAAALRVTGRGEPPADIADVQKVMQGEAVLDVARFPTIVFSSRRVSVTARTAGAADVSIEGDMTLHGVARPMTIRASITLDPGGRITARGSFVLKQTDFGMVPVTAAGGTIRVKDELDIQFVLRTRPSDEPRTTQ from the coding sequence ATGATGCGTGGTTCGTTACGGAACGTTTCAATCGGAGCCTGGCTGATCACGCTGGGTGCGGGCCAGTTGGCCGCTGGGCAGGCCCCCGTTGGCTCGATCGTGCTGGCGATTGATGCGGCCAACAGCCAGGTGCTGATCCAGGTCGGGAAAGCCGGCCTGTTCGGCTTTGCCGGCCACGCGCACGAGGTGGCAGCCACCGGCGTTCGCGGTCGGGTCGTTCTCGATCCGGCCGACTTGCCGCATGCCAGCGTCAAGCTCGAGTTCGCCGCGGCCGCTCTGCGCGTAACCGGAAGAGGCGAGCCGCCCGCCGACATCGCCGACGTTCAGAAGGTCATGCAGGGCGAGGCGGTGCTGGATGTTGCGCGGTTTCCGACCATTGTCTTCTCATCCCGGCGTGTCTCCGTCACGGCGCGAACAGCCGGCGCCGCGGACGTCTCGATCGAAGGCGACATGACGCTGCACGGAGTCGCGCGGCCCATGACCATCCGGGCGAGCATCACGCTGGACCCGGGCGGCCGCATCACCGCGCGGGGATCATTCGTGCTGAAGCAGACCGATTTCGGGATGGTGCCGGTCACCGCAGCGGGCGGCACCATTCGCGTCAAAGACGAGCTCGACATTCAATTCGTCCTTAGAACGAGGCCCTCAGATGAACCGCGAACCACGCAGTAG
- a CDS encoding sigma-54 dependent transcriptional regulator: MPTNGMVLIADDEQRILKALGRALREDGHEVVEASSGRAAQRLLAERAFDVLVVDNIMPDLTGVELVRELSQTVAAADRPQIVLMTAHATVGSAIEAMKLGALDYLQKPFDIDELLVVVRHAIELQHLSNQHRYLISERDEDFNHYGIVGRSKALQEVIRTLERVAETRSTVLITGETGTGKELVARAIHDRSAQRHMPLIKVNCAAIPETLIESELFGHVRGAFTGATSNRKGKFALADGGSILLDEIATLGRPVQAKLLRVLQEREFEPLGSEQAQKVDVRVIAASNRDLAAMVAAGTFQEDVYYRLNVIPIRIPSLRERREDIPVLAEHFARKHAQRTGRHIDGLDPATVTLLERYDWPGNVRELENTIERAVVLSTDPVIRPDAISGLRSAPAATSGVPSLQLRQNIEWVERETIRLALDASLGVKKDAAELMGISQRALSYYLAKYRLADPASVPPS, from the coding sequence ATGCCGACAAACGGAATGGTGCTGATCGCAGACGACGAGCAACGGATTCTGAAGGCGCTCGGACGAGCCCTGCGCGAGGATGGCCACGAGGTGGTCGAGGCCTCGAGCGGCCGCGCCGCGCAGCGGCTGCTGGCCGAACGCGCGTTCGACGTGCTCGTGGTCGACAACATCATGCCCGATCTGACGGGTGTCGAGCTGGTCCGGGAATTGTCGCAGACCGTCGCCGCGGCCGACCGTCCCCAGATCGTGCTGATGACCGCCCATGCCACCGTCGGCAGCGCCATCGAGGCCATGAAGCTCGGGGCGCTCGACTATCTGCAGAAGCCGTTCGACATCGACGAACTGCTCGTCGTCGTGCGGCACGCGATCGAGCTGCAGCACTTGAGCAATCAGCACCGCTACCTGATCAGCGAGCGCGACGAGGATTTCAATCATTACGGCATCGTTGGCCGGAGCAAGGCCCTGCAGGAGGTGATCCGGACGCTGGAGCGGGTGGCAGAGACCAGGAGCACCGTGCTGATCACGGGCGAGACCGGCACCGGCAAGGAACTGGTGGCGCGCGCCATCCACGATCGCAGCGCGCAACGTCATATGCCGCTCATCAAAGTGAACTGTGCGGCGATACCAGAGACGCTGATCGAGTCGGAGTTGTTCGGCCACGTCCGCGGCGCGTTCACCGGCGCCACGTCGAATCGAAAGGGGAAGTTCGCCCTCGCCGACGGCGGGTCCATCCTGCTCGACGAGATTGCCACGCTCGGCCGGCCGGTTCAGGCCAAGCTGCTGCGCGTCCTGCAGGAGCGCGAATTCGAGCCCCTCGGATCCGAGCAGGCGCAGAAGGTCGACGTGCGCGTGATCGCCGCCAGCAATCGCGACCTCGCCGCGATGGTGGCGGCCGGCACGTTCCAGGAGGATGTGTACTATCGCCTGAACGTGATCCCGATCCGGATCCCGTCGCTGCGCGAACGCCGCGAAGACATTCCGGTGCTGGCCGAACATTTCGCCAGGAAACACGCGCAGCGGACGGGCCGGCACATCGACGGGCTGGATCCGGCCACCGTGACGCTGCTCGAGCGCTACGACTGGCCAGGCAATGTGCGCGAGCTCGAAAACACGATCGAGCGCGCGGTCGTGTTGTCCACCGACCCGGTGATTCGCCCGGATGCGATCTCGGGCCTGCGATCGGCGCCGGCGGCAACCTCGGGGGTGCCATCGCTCCAGCTCCGCCAGAACATCGAATGGGTCGAACGTGAGACCATCCGCCTGGCGCTGGACGCGTCCCTCGGCGTCAAGAAGGACGCCGCCGAACTGATGGGCATCAGCCAGCGCGCGCTGAGCTACTACCTCGCCAAGTACCGCCTCGCCGACCCGGCGTCCGTTCCTCCCTCGTAG
- a CDS encoding helix-hairpin-helix domain-containing protein, whose product MTTARWLLAFITITLLPSALVQAQPAATVPIVLLRRSAKPAPDKSGADVLVPASPERDPIAARAAGIMAAPAGYGQLVLRLSQRARTYLSRDPALPPSQRAVLTEPAFLFLSDRQGGFPSESFWLEQPGGSLSRKADVPFVDMVVGERDLQPGNVEGLEAIYAHELGHLVMTALAGPPSQRASSAIHFITVKTDAWYAFTEGWGEHFQPMSLDHYSGAAWQSHRGESASAFEQLWYGRFAREQVDGCWICPANLRFLRWHGPAEQRLRDEPVRRNVFAHRLTLPGALLDGSRPAREARMFRDVMPPSPDGELKNGPEMMASEGVIATLFYRLASDERLRNTYRERAFYEPFLLPGQAALGADVEMRGAIAPAENVYLKLFDVFHRQFAWGEWPAIELVRGYAARFPDEAAAVYDVFLDVTRGVTVDKDAVRRHAEPGYLAGLRQRLIAGHARIDGNMGPSLWMVVPGVEFGMGLFRYFAVPTSLTFDLNAADVTDLLSVPGVSPALASAIVRTRDGRGWFATVDDFAQVPGMTADLMEQFRGMRAGMVARMKKTDVRHSDSALMKDYLVFVLKGSYYAAAVWQFGRALVLAGLGVALLWGSWAWWSGRASESQIPARRRRWWRRAVRALGRGIAAASIPCLISAGMYAAGLHPTPRNMLMAGAAWGAVMAVALKILDRHLSDRFAGATRLAAGTIVASLIIGAMY is encoded by the coding sequence ATGACAACCGCGCGTTGGCTGCTCGCCTTCATCACGATCACGCTTCTGCCGTCCGCTCTCGTGCAGGCGCAACCTGCCGCAACCGTACCCATCGTGCTGCTTCGTCGCAGTGCGAAGCCGGCTCCGGACAAGAGCGGCGCTGATGTGCTCGTGCCGGCAAGCCCCGAGCGCGATCCCATCGCCGCCCGCGCCGCAGGCATCATGGCTGCGCCGGCCGGATACGGCCAGCTGGTCCTGCGGTTGAGCCAGCGCGCCAGGACGTACTTGTCTCGGGATCCGGCCTTGCCGCCATCGCAGCGCGCCGTGCTGACCGAACCCGCGTTTCTGTTTCTCTCCGATCGGCAGGGCGGGTTCCCGTCCGAGAGCTTCTGGCTCGAGCAGCCCGGCGGATCGCTTTCGCGCAAGGCGGACGTGCCGTTTGTCGACATGGTGGTCGGCGAGCGCGACCTGCAGCCCGGCAATGTTGAAGGCCTCGAGGCCATCTATGCCCACGAGCTCGGGCACCTCGTGATGACGGCGCTGGCGGGACCACCGTCGCAGCGCGCGTCGAGCGCCATTCATTTCATCACTGTCAAGACAGACGCGTGGTACGCGTTTACGGAAGGATGGGGCGAGCACTTTCAGCCGATGTCGCTGGACCATTATTCCGGGGCAGCATGGCAGTCCCATCGAGGCGAATCCGCGTCCGCATTCGAGCAGTTGTGGTACGGCCGGTTCGCGCGGGAGCAGGTCGACGGCTGCTGGATCTGCCCGGCGAATCTCCGGTTCCTCCGATGGCACGGCCCGGCGGAGCAGCGGCTACGCGACGAACCGGTTCGCCGCAATGTCTTCGCGCACCGGCTCACCCTGCCCGGAGCGCTTCTCGACGGCAGCCGGCCCGCGCGTGAAGCGCGCATGTTCCGCGACGTGATGCCGCCGTCGCCCGACGGCGAGCTGAAGAACGGGCCGGAGATGATGGCCAGCGAAGGTGTGATCGCGACGCTGTTCTACCGCCTCGCAAGCGACGAGCGGCTGCGGAACACGTATCGCGAACGGGCGTTCTATGAACCGTTCCTTCTGCCTGGTCAGGCCGCGCTTGGCGCGGACGTTGAGATGCGCGGCGCGATTGCGCCGGCCGAAAACGTCTACCTCAAGTTGTTCGACGTGTTCCATCGGCAGTTTGCGTGGGGTGAATGGCCGGCGATTGAGCTGGTCCGCGGCTATGCGGCGCGCTTTCCAGACGAGGCGGCCGCCGTCTACGACGTCTTCCTTGACGTGACTCGCGGTGTCACGGTCGATAAGGACGCCGTCAGGCGCCATGCCGAGCCGGGTTATCTCGCAGGACTGCGCCAGCGGTTGATCGCCGGTCACGCACGGATTGACGGCAACATGGGCCCCTCGTTGTGGATGGTCGTGCCCGGTGTCGAATTCGGGATGGGGCTCTTCCGGTATTTCGCGGTGCCGACTTCGCTCACCTTCGACCTGAATGCCGCCGACGTCACCGACCTGCTCTCGGTTCCCGGCGTGTCGCCCGCTCTGGCCTCGGCGATTGTTCGCACACGGGACGGGCGCGGGTGGTTTGCGACCGTGGACGACTTTGCGCAGGTTCCTGGCATGACGGCCGACCTGATGGAGCAGTTCCGAGGGATGCGCGCCGGCATGGTGGCGCGGATGAAGAAGACGGACGTGCGCCACTCGGATTCGGCGCTCATGAAGGACTACCTCGTGTTCGTGTTGAAGGGCTCCTACTATGCCGCCGCCGTCTGGCAATTCGGGCGGGCGCTGGTTCTTGCGGGCCTGGGCGTCGCGCTGTTGTGGGGATCGTGGGCCTGGTGGTCCGGCCGCGCGTCCGAGTCGCAGATCCCCGCGCGCAGGCGTCGGTGGTGGCGCCGGGCCGTGCGCGCGCTGGGCCGGGGCATTGCGGCGGCCAGCATCCCCTGTCTCATCAGCGCGGGAATGTACGCCGCCGGCCTGCATCCGACGCCGCGCAACATGCTGATGGCCGGCGCGGCGTGGGGAGCCGTGATGGCTGTCGCACTGAAGATCCTGGATCGGCATCTGTCCGATCGGTTCGCAGGGGCCACACGCCTGGCGGCAGGCACAATCGTGGCCTCCCTGATCATTGGCGCGATGTACTGA
- a CDS encoding ATP-binding protein: protein MLLASLTNRIFLAAALLVVVAIGVTAWFVSGRVTAEAEAGLHRGLVEAGAVVGRQSEGLSESFTLLARLTADLPKLKAATATGDPPTVQPLAVEYQQMLTRSSLVVVTDRAGRVLANAGPVALDAAAVTALPSVRTALTGISGVSFWSHPAGILQVLSVPITVGRDPVELAGTFSLGFLMDRARAEDFKDLTGSDIAFGLDGRIRAATLPSAVWTSIETARRQVGISRTALGVDEYVVLSQPVATGMPASIGSGSAATADRGPFVVVLRSRTEQLRFLGPIQTGIGIMVIVAVLLATILSYAVARTVTRPLAAITTVMREVAATGDLTRRIPSRPGAWEDEDARLLASTFNTLTESIARFEREASQRERLSSLGRLSSVVAHEIRNPLMIIKTAVRSLRQPGASPESIGEALQDIDGEIARLNRVVSEVLDYAKPITFTWQTADPNEICRESVRAVETAESGIGITLALSADVVPVITDADRLRTVLVNVLSNAAQAVKAARADSATVATEPGITCRSQSAEGGGVIVTVSDEGVGIEPKMLAHVFEPYFTTRRAGTGLGLAIARSIVDGLGGTIAVSSVISRGTEVRIALPPSPPGGPRAAAAG, encoded by the coding sequence ATGCTGCTGGCGTCACTCACCAATCGGATCTTCCTCGCGGCCGCGCTGCTGGTGGTTGTCGCCATCGGAGTCACCGCGTGGTTTGTCAGCGGGCGCGTGACGGCTGAGGCCGAGGCCGGATTGCATCGCGGGCTCGTCGAGGCCGGCGCTGTCGTCGGCAGGCAGAGCGAGGGGCTGTCCGAGAGTTTCACGCTGCTGGCGCGCCTGACCGCCGATCTGCCGAAGCTGAAAGCCGCAACCGCCACCGGCGATCCCCCGACTGTGCAGCCGCTGGCGGTTGAGTATCAGCAGATGCTGACGCGATCGAGCCTGGTGGTGGTCACCGATCGCGCGGGCCGCGTGCTGGCCAACGCCGGGCCAGTCGCCCTGGACGCGGCGGCGGTCACCGCGCTGCCGTCGGTGCGCACGGCACTGACCGGGATCAGCGGCGTGTCGTTCTGGTCCCATCCCGCGGGGATTCTCCAGGTGCTTTCCGTGCCGATCACTGTTGGGCGCGATCCGGTCGAACTGGCAGGCACGTTCAGCCTCGGGTTCCTGATGGATAGGGCCCGCGCCGAGGATTTCAAGGATCTGACCGGCAGTGACATCGCCTTTGGCCTGGACGGGCGCATCCGGGCGGCGACGCTGCCGTCGGCGGTCTGGACGTCGATTGAAACGGCGCGGCGGCAGGTCGGCATCTCGCGGACGGCGTTGGGCGTCGATGAATACGTGGTGCTGTCGCAGCCGGTGGCCACGGGCATGCCCGCCTCGATCGGATCCGGATCGGCCGCCACCGCGGATCGCGGACCGTTTGTCGTGGTGCTGCGATCGCGGACTGAGCAATTGCGATTTCTCGGGCCCATCCAGACCGGCATTGGAATCATGGTGATCGTCGCGGTGCTGCTGGCCACGATCCTGAGTTATGCCGTCGCGCGAACGGTGACGAGGCCGCTGGCGGCGATTACCACCGTGATGCGAGAGGTCGCCGCGACAGGCGATCTCACCAGACGGATCCCCTCTCGGCCGGGGGCATGGGAAGATGAAGATGCGCGCCTGCTGGCGTCGACGTTCAATACGCTGACCGAGTCGATCGCGCGATTCGAGCGGGAAGCGTCGCAGCGCGAGCGGTTGTCGTCGCTCGGACGACTGTCGAGCGTGGTGGCCCACGAGATTCGCAACCCGCTGATGATCATCAAGACCGCCGTCAGATCGTTGCGTCAGCCCGGCGCGAGTCCCGAATCGATTGGCGAGGCGCTCCAGGACATCGACGGCGAAATCGCGCGGCTGAACCGCGTTGTGAGCGAGGTGCTCGACTACGCCAAGCCCATCACGTTCACGTGGCAGACGGCCGACCCGAATGAGATCTGCCGGGAGTCGGTGCGCGCGGTCGAGACGGCAGAGTCGGGCATCGGCATCACGCTGGCGCTCTCTGCCGACGTGGTGCCGGTGATCACCGACGCCGACCGCCTGCGCACCGTGCTTGTCAACGTGCTGTCGAATGCGGCTCAAGCCGTCAAGGCGGCGCGGGCCGACTCGGCGACGGTGGCCACCGAACCGGGTATCACGTGCCGCAGCCAGTCTGCCGAAGGCGGCGGCGTGATCGTGACGGTGAGCGACGAGGGCGTCGGCATCGAACCGAAGATGCTGGCGCACGTGTTCGAACCGTACTTTACGACCCGGCGGGCGGGCACCGGGCTTGGGCTGGCGATCGCCCGCAGCATTGTCGACGGCCTCGGCGGCACGATCGCCGTGTCGAGTGTGATCTCGCGCGGCACCGAAGTCCGCATCGCACTGCCCCCAAGTCCGCCTGGCGGGCCACGAGCGGCCGCCGCCGGATGA
- a CDS encoding bifunctional homocysteine S-methyltransferase/methylenetetrahydrofolate reductase, translated as MKSFRDRLRDEIIVFDGGVGTYLYEKGIFINTCFDELNLTNPDIVLQVHRDYVNAGADVIETNTFGANQFKLAPHGLEPKVYELNKRGAELAVTAAKGAALVAGSVGPLGVQIEPLSALSYDEVRDAFKVQIRGLLDGGVDLIVLETFGLVKELEQAIRAVKDLDPSIPILAQVTVNDEGVLISGATLESFIQGVAGYELDAVGLNCSIGPRAMLEALEHLKTLTTLPLAVQPNAGVPQNVGGRYIYMTSPEYIGEYAKRFIQTGATIVGGCCGTNPDHIRAIRRAVQALQPAHRMDVGVRDLSVQAPEAVKVYEKADKSRLANRLLRGEFVTLVELVSPRGVSPQREVAKARELHHFGVDAINIPDGPRASARMSALALAVLIKRDVGIETVLHFACRDRNVIGMQSDLLGAWALGVRNILAVTGDPPKLGNYPDATAVFDVDAIGLVNLINRLNHGLDLASNPIGEPSGFSVGVGVNPGAINLDNELRRLDWKIEAGAEYMVTQPVFDLRILERFAKRVEQIKIPLLCGIWPLVSYRNAEFMNNEVPGASVPPDILERMRKTTTKEEAFAEGVAIAHETYRQVRGEMAGVQVAAPLGRIDGVMEILAPDHC; from the coding sequence ATGAAGAGCTTCAGAGATCGGCTCCGGGACGAGATCATCGTGTTCGACGGAGGGGTGGGGACCTATCTCTACGAGAAAGGGATCTTCATCAACACCTGCTTCGACGAGCTCAACCTCACCAACCCGGACATCGTCCTCCAGGTGCACCGGGACTACGTGAATGCGGGCGCCGACGTCATCGAGACCAACACGTTTGGCGCCAACCAGTTCAAGCTCGCGCCGCACGGGCTGGAACCGAAGGTGTACGAACTCAACAAGCGCGGCGCCGAACTGGCCGTGACCGCCGCGAAGGGCGCGGCGCTGGTGGCCGGGTCGGTCGGGCCGCTCGGCGTGCAGATCGAGCCGCTGAGCGCGCTGTCGTACGACGAGGTGCGGGACGCCTTCAAGGTGCAGATTCGGGGCCTGCTCGACGGCGGCGTCGATCTGATCGTGCTCGAGACGTTCGGACTCGTGAAGGAACTGGAACAGGCCATCCGCGCCGTCAAGGACCTGGACCCGTCGATCCCGATCCTCGCCCAGGTCACGGTCAACGACGAAGGGGTGCTGATCAGCGGAGCGACGCTCGAGAGCTTCATTCAGGGCGTGGCCGGCTACGAACTGGATGCGGTCGGCTTGAACTGCTCGATCGGCCCGCGCGCGATGCTGGAGGCGCTCGAGCATCTGAAGACCTTGACGACGCTGCCGCTGGCCGTGCAGCCAAACGCGGGCGTGCCGCAGAACGTGGGCGGGCGCTACATCTACATGACGTCGCCGGAGTACATCGGGGAGTACGCGAAGCGCTTCATCCAGACCGGGGCGACCATTGTCGGCGGCTGCTGCGGCACCAACCCGGATCACATCCGCGCGATCCGGCGGGCCGTGCAGGCACTGCAGCCCGCGCACCGGATGGACGTCGGTGTCCGCGACCTTTCCGTGCAGGCCCCCGAGGCCGTCAAGGTGTACGAGAAGGCCGACAAGTCGCGCCTGGCGAACCGGCTGCTGCGCGGAGAGTTCGTGACGCTGGTGGAACTGGTGTCGCCGCGCGGGGTTTCGCCGCAGCGCGAAGTCGCGAAGGCCAGGGAGTTGCACCACTTCGGCGTGGACGCGATCAACATCCCGGACGGCCCGCGCGCCTCCGCGCGGATGTCGGCGCTTGCGCTGGCGGTGCTGATCAAGCGGGATGTCGGAATCGAGACCGTCCTGCATTTTGCGTGTCGCGACCGGAACGTGATCGGCATGCAATCGGATCTGCTGGGCGCGTGGGCGCTCGGCGTGCGGAACATCCTCGCCGTCACCGGCGACCCGCCCAAGCTCGGCAATTATCCCGACGCCACGGCCGTCTTCGATGTCGATGCCATCGGCCTGGTCAACCTGATCAATCGCCTGAACCACGGGCTCGATCTGGCCAGCAATCCCATCGGCGAGCCGAGCGGATTCAGCGTCGGGGTCGGCGTCAATCCGGGCGCGATCAATCTCGACAACGAATTGCGCCGGCTCGACTGGAAGATCGAAGCGGGTGCCGAGTACATGGTGACGCAGCCCGTGTTCGATCTGCGCATCCTCGAGCGCTTCGCGAAACGGGTCGAGCAGATCAAGATTCCGTTGCTCTGCGGGATCTGGCCGCTCGTGTCGTACCGCAACGCCGAGTTCATGAACAACGAAGTGCCCGGCGCCAGTGTGCCGCCGGACATTCTCGAGCGGATGCGGAAGACGACGACCAAGGAAGAGGCGTTCGCCGAAGGCGTCGCGATTGCCCACGAGACGTACCGACAGGTACGCGGAGAGATGGCCGGTGTTCAGGTGGCCGCTCCGCTCGGCCGCATCGACGGTGTGATGGAAATTCTGGCGCCCGACCACTGCTGA
- a CDS encoding M14 family zinc carboxypeptidase — MPNHRSVTRLLLAVLLLSLPAWLAAGGAGAGQSPKPLTDAALSTARPGRAPEQAIDEEYTKKIKEYTTETFFLSPVIDYMPASKTVPTPKAILGDIAGSPGKLPYTKEVHDYMRLLAKSTPRVKVFSIGTTEEGREMIAVAIASEPLMAKLDKNAADLAKLADPRTIKMNDAVADEIANRATPVYYITGAIHATEAGAPTALMELAYRLAVDDSPYIRNIREHVITVITPVVEPDGRDRAVDVYEWKKKHPDDTPPSVIYSGHYVAHDNNRDAMGLTLKLSQNVLNTYLGWKAQVLHDLHESGSFLYDNTVGNGPFNAWLDPILTNEWQMIGWNNVNEMTRMGMPGVFAYGTFDTWSPGYLMFMAALHNGISRLYETFGNGGNADTEERTLTGSATARTWWRQNPPLARVRWSLRNNNNYEQTGIIVSLNYFANNRAYFLRNFYDKSKRSILKPTVEGPAAYVLPASDPRLGAQAEMLRVLQKQAVEISRATAAFTVTLPAKAAPAAGGRGGRGGRGAGAAGAATAGEAGETPTPAQPAKPPAPQTKEFPADSYIIRMDQPYSRIADALLDYQYWAPNDPQTRPYDDTGWTFPEAFGVQAVRITDTKVLEAPMELVKGDVKAPGGITVGQGTIFAINHNADNTLVTLRYMLKAADIQLAEDPFEAEGTKFRRGTFIIRGVGRPELEKAATELGLTAVALAAAPTVKTHPARPARIAILHQWSNTQTEGWWRQAFDIYKVPYDYIDPETVAKTANLRDKYDVIIFGPGGGQGAVEGTPLWKNPIPWKQSPEMPNIGTFAQTDDTRIGMGLEGLMHLREFINKGGVYIGSNSSAEFALTNNFAYGVSLNRAGSSTRVVGSLLRTKLVDEASPIVYGVPDNLAMYSDGESFGVSATAGGGGGRGGPPSLPSAATAGQAAGGRGGGGGGSRPTGRGTPDDPDQVQGRPAYEATNLKPLPTPPVTQPWQYSLPTEEQMKRNPANLIPPAFRPRVAVRFDAQSSLLVSGLLDGGSDIAQRPVVVDVPVGKGHVVLFANNPIYRGETIGSYFLVFNTILSFDSLDAGRKLDPK; from the coding sequence ATGCCCAACCACAGGTCTGTGACGCGTCTTCTCCTCGCCGTGTTGCTGTTGTCCCTGCCCGCGTGGCTCGCGGCCGGCGGGGCCGGGGCCGGTCAGTCTCCCAAGCCGCTGACTGACGCGGCGCTCTCCACGGCGAGGCCGGGCCGGGCGCCGGAGCAGGCGATAGACGAGGAGTACACGAAGAAGATCAAGGAATACACGACCGAGACGTTCTTCCTGTCGCCGGTCATCGATTACATGCCCGCGTCGAAGACCGTGCCGACGCCGAAGGCGATCCTGGGCGACATTGCCGGCTCGCCGGGCAAGCTGCCGTACACGAAGGAGGTGCACGACTACATGCGCCTCCTGGCGAAATCGACGCCGCGCGTCAAGGTGTTCTCCATCGGCACGACCGAGGAGGGCCGGGAGATGATTGCCGTGGCGATCGCGTCCGAGCCGCTGATGGCGAAACTCGACAAGAACGCGGCCGATCTCGCCAAGCTCGCCGACCCGCGCACGATCAAGATGAACGATGCCGTGGCCGACGAGATCGCGAACCGCGCCACGCCCGTCTACTACATCACCGGCGCCATCCACGCGACCGAAGCCGGGGCGCCGACGGCCCTGATGGAACTGGCGTACCGCCTGGCCGTTGACGACAGCCCGTACATCCGGAACATCCGCGAGCACGTGATCACCGTCATCACGCCCGTGGTCGAGCCGGATGGCCGCGATCGGGCCGTCGATGTCTACGAGTGGAAGAAGAAGCACCCGGACGACACGCCGCCGAGCGTGATCTATTCGGGCCATTACGTCGCCCACGACAACAACCGCGACGCCATGGGGCTGACGCTCAAGCTGTCGCAGAACGTGCTCAACACGTATCTGGGCTGGAAGGCGCAGGTGCTGCACGACCTGCACGAATCCGGGTCGTTCCTGTACGACAACACCGTCGGCAACGGCCCGTTCAATGCGTGGCTCGATCCGATTCTGACCAACGAATGGCAGATGATCGGCTGGAACAACGTCAACGAGATGACCCGGATGGGTATGCCGGGCGTCTTCGCCTACGGCACGTTCGACACGTGGTCGCCGGGCTATCTGATGTTCATGGCGGCGCTGCACAACGGCATCAGCCGGCTGTACGAAACGTTCGGCAACGGCGGGAACGCGGACACCGAAGAGCGGACGCTCACCGGCAGCGCGACCGCGCGCACGTGGTGGCGGCAGAATCCGCCGCTGGCGCGCGTCCGGTGGTCGCTGCGCAACAACAACAACTACGAGCAGACCGGCATCATCGTGTCGCTCAATTACTTCGCCAACAACCGCGCGTACTTCCTGCGGAACTTCTACGACAAGAGCAAGCGCTCGATTCTCAAGCCGACTGTCGAGGGGCCCGCGGCGTACGTTCTGCCGGCCAGCGACCCGCGCCTCGGGGCGCAAGCCGAGATGCTGCGGGTGTTGCAGAAGCAGGCGGTCGAGATCTCGCGCGCGACGGCGGCCTTCACCGTGACGCTGCCCGCCAAAGCCGCGCCAGCCGCTGGTGGCCGTGGCGGGCGGGGCGGTCGTGGGGCGGGCGCTGCAGGCGCCGCGACGGCAGGAGAAGCGGGCGAGACCCCGACACCCGCGCAGCCGGCCAAACCCCCAGCTCCTCAGACCAAGGAGTTCCCGGCCGACAGCTACATCATCCGGATGGATCAGCCCTACTCGCGGATCGCCGACGCCCTGCTCGATTATCAGTACTGGGCGCCCAACGATCCGCAGACCCGGCCGTACGACGACACGGGCTGGACGTTCCCGGAAGCGTTCGGCGTGCAGGCCGTGCGCATCACCGACACCAAGGTGCTCGAAGCACCGATGGAACTGGTAAAGGGTGACGTCAAGGCGCCGGGCGGCATCACGGTCGGCCAGGGAACGATCTTCGCGATCAATCACAACGCCGACAACACCCTGGTCACCCTGCGCTACATGCTGAAGGCTGCGGACATCCAACTCGCCGAGGACCCGTTCGAGGCTGAAGGCACCAAGTTCAGGCGCGGGACGTTCATCATCCGCGGCGTCGGGCGGCCGGAGCTCGAGAAGGCCGCGACCGAGCTGGGTCTGACGGCGGTGGCGCTCGCGGCGGCCCCGACGGTCAAGACGCACCCGGCGCGCCCGGCTCGCATCGCCATCCTGCACCAGTGGAGCAACACCCAGACAGAAGGCTGGTGGCGCCAGGCGTTCGACATCTACAAGGTGCCCTACGACTATATCGATCCGGAGACGGTCGCGAAGACGGCCAATCTCCGCGACAAGTACGATGTCATCATCTTCGGACCCGGCGGCGGGCAGGGAGCGGTCGAGGGCACACCGCTCTGGAAGAATCCGATTCCATGGAAGCAGTCGCCGGAGATGCCCAACATCGGCACGTTTGCGCAGACCGACGACACGCGGATTGGCATGGGCCTCGAGGGCCTGATGCATCTGCGCGAGTTCATCAACAAGGGCGGCGTGTACATCGGCTCGAACAGCAGTGCCGAGTTCGCCCTGACCAACAACTTCGCGTACGGCGTCAGCCTGAACCGCGCCGGCTCATCGACGCGCGTCGTCGGATCGCTGCTGCGGACGAAGCTCGTGGATGAGGCGAGCCCGATCGTCTACGGCGTGCCCGACAATCTGGCGATGTACAGCGACGGCGAGAGTTTCGGCGTCAGCGCGACGGCGGGCGGAGGCGGCGGGCGCGGAGGCCCGCCTTCGCTGCCTTCGGCAGCTACGGCGGGGCAAGCGGCGGGAGGTCGCGGGGGCGGTGGCGGCGGTTCGAGGCCGACCGGCCGCGGCACGCCAGATGATCCGGACCAGGTGCAGGGGCGCCCGGCGTACGAAGCGACCAATCTCAAGCCGCTGCCGACGCCGCCGGTCACGCAGCCGTGGCAGTACTCGCTGCCGACGGAGGAACAGATGAAGCGGAACCCGGCGAACCTGATTCCACCGGCGTTCCGGCCCCGCGTGGCGGTGCGCTTCGACGCGCAGTCGTCACTGCTGGTGTCAGGCCTGCTTGACGGAGGCAGCGACATCGCTCAGCGGCCGGTCGTGGTCGACGTGCCGGTGGGGAAGGGCCACGTCGTGCTCTTCGCCAATAACCCGATCTA